A single Micromonospora sp. CCTCC AA 2012012 DNA region contains:
- a CDS encoding class I SAM-dependent methyltransferase: MPDAPPVSTPPRVLPPNDPRQYDDLADEWWRPDGAFAMLHWLARARAALVPPATRPGALLVDLGCGAGLLAPHLAGKGYRHVGVDLTRSALRQAAEHGVTVVNGDATAVPLADGCADVVSAGELLEHVPDWRRAVAEACRLLRPGGLLVLDTLNDTLLARLVAVEIGERLPAVPRGIHDPRLFVDARALVAECARHGVDLRVRGVRPELRGTAGWLFRRMRGRSADRLGGTGPRIVPTRSTAVLYQGRGVRGG; encoded by the coding sequence CTGCCTCCCAACGACCCCCGCCAGTACGACGACCTCGCCGACGAGTGGTGGCGGCCGGACGGGGCGTTCGCGATGCTGCACTGGCTGGCCCGGGCCCGTGCCGCCCTGGTGCCGCCGGCCACCCGACCGGGCGCGCTCCTGGTGGACCTGGGCTGCGGTGCCGGCCTGCTCGCCCCGCACCTGGCCGGCAAGGGCTACCGGCACGTCGGGGTGGACCTCACCCGGTCCGCCCTGCGGCAGGCCGCCGAGCACGGGGTGACCGTGGTCAACGGCGACGCGACCGCGGTCCCGCTCGCCGACGGCTGCGCTGACGTGGTCTCCGCCGGTGAGCTGCTGGAACACGTGCCGGACTGGCGGCGGGCGGTCGCCGAGGCGTGCCGGCTGCTCCGCCCCGGCGGCCTGCTGGTGCTGGACACCCTCAACGACACGCTGCTGGCCCGGCTGGTGGCGGTGGAGATCGGTGAGCGGCTCCCGGCCGTGCCGCGCGGCATCCACGACCCACGGTTGTTCGTGGACGCTCGCGCCCTGGTCGCCGAGTGCGCCCGGCACGGCGTCGACCTGCGGGTACGGGGGGTCCGTCCGGAGCTGCGGGGCACGGCGGGCTGGCTGTTCCGACGGATGCGGGGCCGGTCCGCCGACCGTCTGGGCGGGACCGGGCCGCGGATCGTGCCGACCCGGTCGACCGCGGTGCTCTATCAGGGCCGCGGGGTCCGGGGCGGGTAG
- a CDS encoding acyl-CoA dehydrogenase family protein: protein MTVHALEAARRLAPRLAARAAEHDREGSFPVDDFADLREAGLFGLMVPRELGGLGATFAEYAAVATELARGNGATALVFNMHASVTGALGAVTEELAEALGVPEEALAARDRLLRAAAEGSWYAVAMSERGAGARLSQLTTVYEPVDGGWHLKGSKTFCSGAGHPDGYLVAARSATDPSVVSQFLVPAGEGLTVEPTWDSLGMRATSSHDLHLDVTVPTDRLLGGVEGLALVVAQLMPHWLVASYAAVYVGVARAAIDAAAEHLNARNLAGLPAVRARLGRADAAVAAAGLVVAEAARRVDEAPGDAETNRWVWRAKLLAGTTAAEVAASMLEAAGTSATRRGHPLERLYRDARCGSLHPATSDVCADWLGIAALGGDPDRDASTPRW from the coding sequence ATGACTGTGCACGCGCTGGAGGCGGCCCGCCGGTTGGCGCCGCGACTGGCCGCCCGCGCGGCGGAGCACGACCGGGAGGGCTCCTTCCCGGTCGACGACTTCGCCGATCTGCGGGAGGCCGGGCTCTTCGGGCTGATGGTGCCCCGGGAGCTGGGTGGCCTCGGTGCCACCTTCGCCGAGTACGCCGCCGTCGCCACCGAGCTGGCCCGGGGCAACGGTGCGACGGCGCTGGTGTTCAACATGCACGCCTCGGTCACCGGGGCGCTCGGCGCGGTCACCGAGGAGCTGGCCGAGGCGCTGGGCGTACCGGAGGAGGCGTTGGCGGCGCGGGACCGGCTGCTCCGCGCGGCGGCCGAGGGCTCCTGGTACGCCGTCGCGATGAGCGAGCGCGGCGCGGGTGCCCGCCTGTCCCAGCTCACCACGGTCTACGAACCGGTCGACGGGGGCTGGCACCTCAAGGGCAGCAAGACCTTCTGCTCCGGCGCGGGGCACCCCGACGGCTACCTGGTGGCCGCCCGCAGCGCGACCGACCCGTCGGTGGTCTCCCAGTTCCTGGTCCCGGCCGGTGAGGGGCTCACCGTCGAGCCCACCTGGGACTCCCTGGGCATGCGGGCCACCAGCTCGCACGACCTGCACCTGGACGTCACCGTGCCGACCGACCGGCTGCTCGGCGGCGTGGAGGGGCTGGCCCTGGTGGTCGCCCAGCTCATGCCGCACTGGTTGGTGGCCAGCTACGCCGCGGTCTACGTGGGGGTGGCCCGGGCCGCGATCGACGCGGCGGCCGAGCACCTGAACGCCCGGAACCTCGCCGGCCTGCCGGCGGTACGCGCCCGGCTGGGTCGCGCGGACGCGGCGGTGGCGGCGGCCGGGCTGGTGGTGGCCGAGGCGGCGCGCCGGGTGGACGAGGCCCCCGGTGACGCGGAGACCAACCGGTGGGTGTGGCGGGCGAAGCTGCTCGCCGGCACCACGGCCGCCGAGGTGGCGGCGTCCATGCTGGAGGCGGCCGGCACCTCGGCGACCCGCCGCGGACATCCGCTGGAGCGGCTCTACCGGGACGCCCGCTGCG